The Labrus mixtus chromosome 21, fLabMix1.1, whole genome shotgun sequence nucleotide sequence taaatgcattcaaaTTAAATTCTCAATATGTACAATTACATGTGATGTCACATACAGCGGCTGCACTGAcgtgcagtggttagcactgttgcctcacagtgaggCAGTTCAAGTCTCCGTCGGACAGGGACACGGCCTCGCCGTtcagagtttgcatgttctccccgtgcatgcatgGTTTCCCTTGAGGTACTGCACCTTACTTCTTGAtgtaagtgtgaatgtgagtgtggatggttgtctgtctctaagtgccagccctgtgattgacaggtgaacagtccagggtgtaccccgcctctcgcccaatgacagctgggatgggaaccaaaaggaaaaacagtatagataatggatggatcaCAGCTATCTTAACATTTCTCTAGCAATATAATTTCTTCAACCTTACATTATCACAAAGCAACAGTCAATGTTACTGCCATTACTAATACCAAGCTTGTTTTTGTGCTTAACTTATCAGACTCCTGTTGATTTTTTATTAAGCACCCTTTCTTTACTTTGGTGTCTTATTGATCCTATATCCTATATTTTACTTATATCCAATTCTCTGTTGTGTATCTTACTCATTGCTGCAAAGCTATGACAGTGTATGACTTGTTATCCTATTTCTCATTTAATAACATTAACTGTAAAGAGCAAGACATTTTCCAACAAAAAAGGGCTACACTGAAAAACAGCCAGTTTAATTTAGCTGTGAACAGATAAAAGCTAATTTTAAGGTTTATTACTTATGCATCATATCTCATAGGACAACACATCTTTATGTATTTAACTGTTTTGTGTCAAAACCCAAGCCTCTATGCATGAGGAGttgaattaataataaaaaccaCTGCTTATCATTTACAATGACCTTATAAAGCAAATATTTATTGAATGTTTATAATGAACTTAAAATGGCTAAATAGAAAGTATTGAAGTGAAGTTCCATAGTGGTGTTCAAGGGTGAGGTTTAGTTGCAACATAAGAAGCTAACACATGCTTTGTAGAAGACAGATTAACGTGTCTTGAATCAGTCGAGTCACCTCAAGTTCACCTCACGTGACATAAGTTGACAGGTCGCTCTCTTAAAGGGCAGTTTAAACCATCCCTCTTTCTGAAATGATTCTGTTAATGGGCACGTCAGTGAGATTTGTTGTGTCATGCTACTCTGACACGTGTCCTCCGATGAGTAATAAGTAAGGAAAAACACGGAGGAGGAGATGGATCAGTTCAATTCTGAGGGAGTATtgacattttatatatttgccATGACGCGTGTGACTTAAGCTGACGCCATTTACATGTGAAGGAGGAGAGTTTGTTGCCTTTGGTGCATTTGACAGCGACATGCTTGTAAATACGCACTGGTGATTTATGCTATTGCATGTAAAAGGTCATAAGGGGTCACAGTTAGCACTTTAAACATGCACTTTCTGAGAATATTTGATCTTTTCCATGAGGAACTAAAGCACTTTGAACGTCTCCTAAAAGCGTCCTCAAAGGTGCATGTAGGTCAGAGGCACAAACATACCTCAAGGTCAGTGTCAGTTTAGTAGAAATAGAGCCATTTGTTCACTAGGACATTGGGCACATTTTCCTCAACTCTGACAATTGTGCCAATCTGTCgcccttctctctttctgaatgtttctttcttgtttACAAAGTTTGAACTCATGTTCCCTCCTTGTTAATGAAAGGCATGTACTTGCAAGTGTACCCGTCCAGATATCACAAGGccacccctcccccacagcACAGCCTTCACACCAGTGACATGACTATAAAAGCCCTCCTGGTCGTGTTGTCCTGTTTAGTGGAGTTTAATCTGTACCACTGAGCTGAAATGAATAGTAAGGCAGGAGGGAAGGCCCTAAATGAAGTAAGCGCTTACACATTGGCTTCTTTAACACTATTGACCGTGCACCCTGAACTTTTGGTTCTTCTACCTTTatttcatcatcttttttttttcatgttcacggcatgtgtgttttaaaggaaTCTCTTCTGAAACATCAACAgcacctgcagaaacagagagatttaATCGCCTACAGGATGAAGAAACTGGCAGCCAAGCAGGTGGCGATAACAGTGAGTCCTTTGTATTGTTCTATTGAAGGTAGAACAAAAGGCTTTATGACGAATGCCATTTGttaatcatttctttttttttgcattcagccTGCAGGCTTGTAGCCAACACCTGCAAAATAATCCGTGGGATTAGATGTTGGTGAAAAGTCATCATAAGCAGACATAATTTTGTTGCAAGGCAGATTGTTTTCCATTAGTGTTATTTCAAGTAACCTCGATGTTCTAAGGCAACACAAGTATCATTCCTAAATCACAATGCATGCTGCTGAGTGACTGGTTTTTACAGATTCTTACATTTCTTCCTTAAGTGCCTCATTGTCTTGATTTAAGACACTACTGGTGGAATACAGAGCATGTCCTCGTGCTGCTGTAGTAAATTTACCTCAAGGTTAAAATGTGTTAtatgggctgcatggtggtgcagtggttaacaCTGCTGGCTCACAGCGAAAAAGTTCCTGGTTTGAACCCTCGTCGGCAAAAATTAGCATGTTCTCTccctgcatgcgtgggttctctttGGGTACTTCAGCTTCCTCCCAcggtccaaagacatgctcattaggttaattggtgGCACTAAAATTGCATGTAAAGTGGATGTGAAAGTTgagtgtggctgtttgtgtctctatatgtcagccctgtgattgactgttGACCGCTCCAGGGTGTGCCCCGCCTcccgcccaatgacagctgggacaTGCCCCTGACATGTCCACTGTTTAAATATGGTATGCATAACTCTGTTacgaacacttttttttttttttttttttttaactctccaTGCAATTCCATCACAGAAAAAGACCAACGAGGTGAAGGAAAAAATCAGGAAAAAGTACGAGGACATGAAGCGGGTTCTGGATGATGATCTTCGGATCACTCTGACCCAGCTAGACACAGAGCATGAGGCCACAGAGAAGTTGGTGGAGGACAGGATAGAGGAGTGCTATCACCTCACTCAAGAACTGGACCAGGAAATGTCTGACGTGTTagccaaaatgaaaacacaagaacttgGTGTAATGGTAAGCGAAACTTAAAGCTGTGATTTTGTGTAAAGGAATGAGGTATAAagtaatttttacattttttctcaaCATGCTCTCACAATGATATCAAGATCAATAATGATGCCAATTATTTCAATCTTTTACAGAACGCTGAAAAAGACAAGAGGTGAGTTCACCTTTCAGAAAATAAGAGTTTGTCTCaaaaacctgtgtgtgtaagtaaaGAATAATCAGTTTTGATAGATCACATTATAGATCAAAGCATCTTAAGCGTGTATCCCATGTGGGCTTTTGATTTCAAGCCTCTCCCTTTGCTGCTTATCGtcccctctttcttttcatctcatGTCTCCCTTCAGCTTCCACATGAATAGGCAAAAACAGCCCCAAAAAGAGCCACAAGATTAGTCAATTATGCGTTAGAAGTAAACACCGGATGCCAACTATCGTGAAAAAATTGAttcgctttttttttctccaggcaATGATGTCACACCATTGATTGTAATACTATAAAATTGGCTGCTTGTCTTTGTTATTGATGATAATTAGTGAAGAGTTTGGGGGTTTGGACAAAGGGAGCAATTCGAAGGCCTTGCTTTTAGGCTGTGGGAAAGGTTTATGATCCGTTTTTGGACTTTGTCTGACCCTTAACGCATTAATCCTAAAAATAACCTGCActaattgaaaatgaaaataatttgcAGGATTTATTGTGCTCATCATTGAGTGTATCTACCAAAGATTTCCCTTTTGAAAACTGATGAAAGTAGTAAcaaattaaagtctttatttgtcataacatttacaaaaaaatctgatctgatATATATCTGATATGTTCCAGGGTTAACTTGAATTAGttttttctttggatttgtACCGTTGTGGTGTCTTTGACATGTGTTCTTATCTCTTAATGAGGaattatctctgtttttttctaaaattagAATATCTGAGATTCTTAAGTTGACTGACCCTGACCTGATTCAGATGGACGAGTTCAAGAACGAACAACTCTTGAGTCTCAccatcaacctgctgctgttcaTCAGGTCACAGGTCCCCGTCACCAAGAAGCTGTTTCAAAGCTGTGAGTTctctcagacagacaggtagattgAAGAGTGAAGGAGTTTTGCTCCTAGCTATGTCAAAGGTTCTACAGTTACTGTCTTATTAGGATGTGCATCAAGCTTAGGaactatctttttttaaacaagacaCTACATTTTTGTGCTTTCTTTCACAGATGCTGCAGATGTTGTCCTTGATGCTGACACAGCTCACCCAAAGCTGATAATCTCCCCCCCAGGTGACTCAGTAACCTACACAGACACCTGGCAGGATGTCCCAGAAGCTGCTTCCCGCTTTGACACCACCCTGAATGTAATAAGCAAGCAGGGCTTCAGCGAGGGCCGCCAGTACTGGGAGGTTGATGTGAGTGGGAAGACCTACTGGGAGCTGGGGCTCACCTACCCGAGCATCCCACGCAAGGGCCGTGAAGAGGACTCCTGGTTGGGCCGAGGCAAAGAGTCTTGGTGTGTGGAATATTTTAATGGAGACTACACAGCCTGGCATGGGGGTGTCCCACATGAGCTGCCTCtgctggcaggaaaaaagtTCAACCGCATTGGGGTGTGCTGCAGTTTCCCCGGTGGTTTGGTGTGTTTTCTAGGAGCTGACACCATGACGCCTCTCCATTGCTTTTGCACCGGAACGTTTACTGACACCTTACATCAGGCATTATGTCCAGGCCATGACAATGAAGGCACAAATTGGAAGTCCCTAAAGATCTGCGATGCATCTCGATCAGCTCCTGTTCTCTGAGGTGGGGCAAGAACACCTCGCGGGGCAGGGTAGATGGGGCAGAAATATCAGGAATGTGTTTGGCAGTGGGGCATGGGCATTACTTAgagctgttttattttaaactacTACCTTCCTGCAAGCATTGGGACTGAGTACTGTACATGTCAGGCTAGTGTAAATTTGCCCTGGTGAATTTCAAAAGCATATCTTTCTTTTAGTTTCTCTGGTCATGTGGCTCAtacataataatgataataaataataataataatttgccTTGGACTAAGATAGATAAgctatttgattatttattcaaGAAACTGATTTGTCCACTGTAAATGGGCATTTTTAGCTCAAAGGATTATAAGGGTGATATTTTTCTTACTGTGAGGCAACTGCAAACGAAATACCTGACCTTGGTATGgtacaatcatttatttatgataAATGACAAAGTCAATACAAGTGACCATCATGGCTCTTAAAACTGTcaatttttttaagctgaattGTATCTTTTAGTCTTGATGTGATTGCTAGTCAACTAATTTGTGAATTGAACTCAAGCAATTACTGCAGATGGTGGTCAACATGGAGTACCCCAGGGATCTAATTTTGGGCAACTTCTGTTTACATTAAATGATATTGCCTCCAAATgagttttcatgttttgttggtGATACAATTTTAGATTCAAACAGACAAGCCCAAGTATACATGTAAAACTCTTTAAGTCAATCTCAAGGATGATTTGGTTTTAACCTAAAGCACTTATTGGTAAACTCCCGTTATACTCTTCTCTACAAACATCTTAAGCCATAAACCAAGACTTCAAAGTTTGGCCGCTATACAATAACAAGGTTAGAAAGGGATGGGGGAGGACTGGCTTTTCACTGCAGCCATAATCTTTGGAGTAGTGTGTGCAAATATGGGGATGGGGCATGGGCTAAACAGTTCGTATATGCATTTCTGAATGTACGGTACATTTAATCttagaaacagtttttaaatatgtttattctATTTTGTTTTACTTCTATTGTTGCAGTTTATCTCTGGAACATAGATCTTGGTCTTAGTGAGTTCTCCTTgcttaaataaaaagcaaaataaaaagtaaaagtgtgtCTAAATTTGAGATAAatttaaaacaagtaaaaattaactttgaaatgttgtctgttaaaaatgttaaaagaaaaatgacgcACAACTTATTACACAATAAATTCTTTATGTTTCAtacaacaaaatgtttacatAAGCATTCctctgtttgaatattttttttaaacaatgtattgccccaaataaaaaaatgggcCAGATTATACTTTCAttgaaattcattcattcatttttcccAAATCGTTTTAAATATATTCCTGAGGACAAAAGCATTTACCCCGGAAAGCATTAAAAAATTTTACccctgaaaatacattttcccttCTTCAATTCCATTCCAAAACAAGTGGAGCAAACACTCCTTTCAGCACAGGTTGGGCACCACATCACTGATCAGAGATCCATGTGTTGAGACAATTCAAGACTTGTTGTTGTATTGGACAAGCGTAGAATGGTACATGTCTCTAACTTAGGCCAGTATTGGTTCCACTTCTGGCAACTATAAATGTTTATAGTGCtatcaaaaaataatttaagaaaaaagaaaaaaatacaaggagtaaaaagtaaaaaataataataattatgacaAGCTAATATCTAGTGCTTAACTTTTCCCCTAAGTTACTGAAACATGCAATCaagtgaaaaaagtaaaaacattgcAGCAACAATGATTGCGTATTGCGGACATGAGGATTGTGGATGTTCAAACTTGTTACCACCAGTAATAGCTGCCTCTGTGATTGACAGACTTTGGGACAAAATATCCACAGGTgcagaaacaaatgttttgtaaatCTTGCATACCATTAGCAAATgtctattaaataaaaaaaattaaaaaaaacatattctagATGTTACTTTACACATCTTTGATACatcttttattaatttattcttcaatgctgtttttaaaaaaacttagCAAAGTGCACCATGTGCTTAAGAATTGTCTatccaggtaaaaaaaaaaaaattcttaatgatttatttttttattctgtattaaTCAaaggttcatttaaaaaataaaataaggaagaaCTTGCTAGgtactttttaaaacagtgtAGTGTGTAATAACAGTGTACAACACTAATATACAGTGAAATGATGTGGCATTTGTGCTTTGGGTCGTGGTCCAGTTTAACACTATTATATTCCTCAAATGTTTTAACACAGCTTCAGACATTTCTTTTTGATGTTAATATTCTACAGCATGAACCCTATCGgttattaaaaatgataaagagGAATGTCTAAATATAATAGTATGTAGCTTAAAAGAGGGATATTCAACTGATGTGCTGGACCCTGACTAGGAAGACAAGTGCATGAttcatgtcatttaaaaaaatacatgaactTCACTTACTCAGGGTTGTACAATAAGGTAAGTTTTTAACATCATGCtgagaaaactgaaaaattaGAAATAAACTTTGTTTGAATGGAAGTGAACTATATACTATGCACTAGACCCAAAATCCCATATAACTATGAATACACAGCAAAAGATTACACCTTCCAAGCCATGTGATTAAGACATTCTTTAACATTACATTTACCCACTTCATGGGACATTAAAGAACCTGAGGATGCCAGCATAATGCTACCAACTTAAACTCTGCTAGGAAGGCTAGAATGGTCTTTCGTCTCTTATTTTTgacaactgcagctgaaaacattaaaacacaaatagcTGAAAATGATCTGGTCCATTTTCCAGATGcaatactttttgttttgtgtctaacAGTGCACCAGACAGGGTTTTGCAATTAAGGCAGCTCCCTCCTGTTTGCTATGGCATTAAATGCTTTAAAATCCTGATAGGATTTTCTTGACGCTCCATAGACTCAAATAGCCTTCACTTCAGCTGTTTATGTAAAAAttaattggtttttttttaataattcaaatgTCACCTGGTTTCCCATGTACTTTACTATGTATTGGTGACAGAGTATTTTTagtaagaggttttttttgttgttgaatttttACAGAAGCCCTGAGCAGCCTTTGGGTATGTATTCCTTTTCCTCGACTTCGTTTATAATTTATGCTCTTTTGTGAAAAATTGTGCCTGTAAGATCTTTTAATtatgatcattttttaaaaagtaaaaaaagaaataataattatatgGCCAAGGGAAACTGAATTGCCCCACTACCCTATTTTTCAAACATTCTTCAACTGTTTatacatgcagaaaaaaaatacgcttttttcccccctgccgTGTCACAGATTAATCTTTTaaagagaaacttaaaaaatgatGGCAAATTCCTATTTCTTCACTAATTGTTAtgccataaaaaaataataaagaaaacaaccttaaaatatttgttttcacacttgcCACTCAGGGCTTCCGTAGATTTGATCTTAGTCTGGAGAAACTTCTCTCAGCAGTCCCAATGTTAAGTAGATAGACAGAAGACTAAGAGCATAATTTGAAACTAAACTATCCAATTCGTTTCAAAGTCTATTGCAAGTGCTGGAAAATTCGACAGACGCATATTCAGATATGATTCGCCGAACCCACAAAAACTGGCAGCAAATTTTGCGGGCTAGTAGaacaacatgaatatttaacaaTGCCTGTCAAAAAGATTAGATCAAATGTGACGCCATTATTCTGAATAATAacctgaagaagaggaagaagtttCACCACAACACATGAACGAGGAGTGCCACTGTAATATCTTTTTTCTCACAGAGTGCTTGTTTTCGGGCCCAACCACACATGCAAAGTGTCATATGTGCTCCAAATGTGCAATGTGCTGCTGGGCCTGAATCATCCCTGAATGCTTTGACTACTTAGTCGGTACCTGAAACGGTCAGTCAAGTCAGTCAgtcggtcagtcagtcagtctttgGGATCATACAGTACAGTTATTTAGGTTGGCGGTCAGTTGAAATAGAGTTCTTTGGTCAGCATGGAGACCACACACGGAATCTGCTTCTTCTCACTGAAGCGCGGATCTTCAGACCAGGACTCAAAGCTGGTGGCCACCATGTAGTTTACCCGTGTGAGGATCTGCATGATCTCCAATTGTTTGCCAAACTCATTGAGGACATTGCAGAGCGCTTGGACAAACCAGGAGCCACGCCCTGGGTTTCTCCATGAGTAATACCCTGGAAAATCAAATTGAATCAGCAGTGGAAcaatgctctgtgtgtttgctcaaAGCAATGACACCACAGTAAAAATATATGCAACAAATAGAGACCTGAATACAAGTGTTAAGTACCTGGCACTGTGGAGTAGGCAAAGAGGAAATCTGCCTCCACAGGGATCTTATGTCTCGGATTAGCATCTGTCTCCAGGGTATCATTTGGTGGACCTGAATCTGTCTGTATACCATCATCAAATTCGGAACCCCGACAAGCCTGGTGAAGTAAATGAAATGACATTTCATTGTGATCCTGAGTAGCTTTCTCAACGATGACCTGGTGaagcaattaaaaatgttctgtgtttaaAGGCTGCGATGGGCAAAACTGTACACAATTAACAA carries:
- the si:ch211-28p3.4 gene encoding zinc-binding protein A33 isoform X5, whose protein sequence is MKRVLDDDLRITLTQLDTEHEATEKLVEDRIEECYHLTQELDQEMSDVLAKMKTQELGVMNAEKDKRISEILKLTDPDLIQMDEFKNEQLLSLTINLLLFIRSQVPVTKKLFQSYAADVVLDADTAHPKLIISPPGDSVTYTDTWQDVPEAASRFDTTLNVISKQGFSEGRQYWEVDVSGKTYWELGLTYPSIPRKGREEDSWLGRGKESWCVEYFNGDYTAWHGGVPHELPLLAGKKFNRIGVCCSFPGGLVCFLGADTMTPLHCFCTGTFTDTLHQALCPGHDNEGTNWKSLKICDASRSAPVL
- the si:ch211-28p3.4 gene encoding E3 ubiquitin-protein ligase TRIM39 isoform X2, which translates into the protein MNSKAGGKALNEESLLKHQQHLQKQRDLIAYRMKKLAAKQKKTNEVKEKIRKKYEDMKRVLDDDLRITLTQLDTEHEATEKLVEDRIEECYHLTQELDQEMSDVLAKMKTQELGVMNAEKDKRISEILKLTDPDLIQMDEFKNEQLLSLTINLLLFIRSQVPVTKKLFQSYAADVVLDADTAHPKLIISPPGDSVTYTDTWQDVPEAASRFDTTLNVISKQGFSEGRQYWEVDVSGKTYWELGLTYPSIPRKGREEDSWLGRGKESWCVEYFNGDYTAWHGGVPHELPLLAGKKFNRIGVCCSFPGGLVCFLGADTMTPLHCFCTGTFTDTLHQALCPGHDNEGTNWKSLKICDASRSAPVL
- the si:ch211-28p3.4 gene encoding E3 ubiquitin-protein ligase TRIM39 isoform X1 produces the protein MNSKAGGKALNEESLLKHQQHLQKQRDLIAYRMKKLAAKQVAITKKTNEVKEKIRKKYEDMKRVLDDDLRITLTQLDTEHEATEKLVEDRIEECYHLTQELDQEMSDVLAKMKTQELGVMNAEKDKRISEILKLTDPDLIQMDEFKNEQLLSLTINLLLFIRSQVPVTKKLFQSYAADVVLDADTAHPKLIISPPGDSVTYTDTWQDVPEAASRFDTTLNVISKQGFSEGRQYWEVDVSGKTYWELGLTYPSIPRKGREEDSWLGRGKESWCVEYFNGDYTAWHGGVPHELPLLAGKKFNRIGVCCSFPGGLVCFLGADTMTPLHCFCTGTFTDTLHQALCPGHDNEGTNWKSLKICDASRSAPVL
- the si:ch211-28p3.4 gene encoding E3 ubiquitin-protein ligase TRIM39 isoform X4, which encodes MKKTNEVKEKIRKKYEDMKRVLDDDLRITLTQLDTEHEATEKLVEDRIEECYHLTQELDQEMSDVLAKMKTQELGVMNAEKDKRISEILKLTDPDLIQMDEFKNEQLLSLTINLLLFIRSQVPVTKKLFQSYAADVVLDADTAHPKLIISPPGDSVTYTDTWQDVPEAASRFDTTLNVISKQGFSEGRQYWEVDVSGKTYWELGLTYPSIPRKGREEDSWLGRGKESWCVEYFNGDYTAWHGGVPHELPLLAGKKFNRIGVCCSFPGGLVCFLGADTMTPLHCFCTGTFTDTLHQALCPGHDNEGTNWKSLKICDASRSAPVL
- the si:ch211-28p3.4 gene encoding E3 ubiquitin-protein ligase TRIM39 isoform X3 — translated: MVCITLLRTLFFFFFFLTLHAIPSQKKTNEVKEKIRKKYEDMKRVLDDDLRITLTQLDTEHEATEKLVEDRIEECYHLTQELDQEMSDVLAKMKTQELGVMNAEKDKRISEILKLTDPDLIQMDEFKNEQLLSLTINLLLFIRSQVPVTKKLFQSYAADVVLDADTAHPKLIISPPGDSVTYTDTWQDVPEAASRFDTTLNVISKQGFSEGRQYWEVDVSGKTYWELGLTYPSIPRKGREEDSWLGRGKESWCVEYFNGDYTAWHGGVPHELPLLAGKKFNRIGVCCSFPGGLVCFLGADTMTPLHCFCTGTFTDTLHQALCPGHDNEGTNWKSLKICDASRSAPVL